A single genomic interval of marine bacterium B5-7 harbors:
- a CDS encoding membrane protein: MKAIVIISLLVILWCLFSALFTLLKDKPDSTRTARSLTMRIGISIALFLFLLVAFHLGWLHPHALS; this comes from the coding sequence ATGAAAGCGATTGTTATTATTAGTTTATTGGTGATTCTTTGGTGTTTATTTAGTGCTTTATTTACGCTACTGAAAGATAAGCCGGATTCCACGCGCACAGCACGTTCATTGACGATGCGGATTGGGATTTCCATTGCATTGTTTTTGTTTCTGCTAGTGGCGTTTCACTTGGGGTGGTTACATCCGCACGCGTTAAGCTAA
- the ftsK gene encoding DNA translocase FtsK → MVSLVTYHITDPGWSNTGAALIIENAGGRAGAWFADFFFYVFGYLAYAFPPILGAWAWVVFREGRRIAETDKALVGMRLLGFLFVMCAGAGLLSLHLMSNTHLPFKAGGILGAMMENAFVDTLNPGGATLLMIALCLIGVTLFSGLSWLQLLEGCGTAGLWAAQKVWAALKIALPQVKDSIVNLAARLRERQERKAQARPPQVAAPTPTIKPAAVAAPGAKPAPTIQAAAPVAERAPAPTMAPPRKAKVFKPRVRAENTKLPSLDTLDPIQKTMHIVQSQDKLQLMADNVEARLQEFGVKAKVEGVYPGPVITRFELSLSPGMKVSRISGLAKDLARSLSITSVRVVEVIPGKSFIGLEIPNEHREMVHMREIFSSEAYDSARSPLSLALGVDIAGDPVVVDLAKMPHLLVAGTTGSGKSVGLNAMLLSFLFKASPEEVRLIMVDPKMLELSIYEGIPHLLTPVVTDMKEAANALRWCVAEMDRRYKLMASQGVRNLASFNKKVKEAKAKGEPIQDPLYPADETGNECYLEPLPCIVVVVDEFADMMMVVGKKVESLIARIAQKARAAGIHMILATQRPSVDVITGLIKSNIPTRISFQVSSRVDSRTVLDQQGAEQLLGHGDMLYMPPGTSLPVRVHGAFVADHEVHNVVKHWCEYGEPDYDEEILTGAAVSEFIPGVDSGNPGDSDGGDSEQDAFYDQAVRIVTETRRASISLVQRRLKIGYNRAARLIETMESAGIVSPMESNGSREVLAPPPVSAD, encoded by the coding sequence ATGGTCTCGTTAGTGACCTATCACATCACCGATCCGGGTTGGTCAAACACCGGCGCCGCACTCATCATAGAAAATGCAGGCGGGCGCGCAGGCGCGTGGTTTGCCGATTTCTTTTTTTATGTATTCGGTTATTTGGCTTACGCATTCCCCCCCATTTTAGGGGCCTGGGCTTGGGTGGTGTTTCGTGAAGGCCGCCGCATCGCAGAAACAGATAAAGCATTAGTTGGTATGCGCTTATTAGGATTCTTATTTGTGATGTGCGCCGGTGCGGGTTTGTTGAGTTTACACCTCATGAGTAATACACATTTACCTTTTAAGGCGGGCGGGATCCTTGGTGCGATGATGGAAAACGCTTTTGTGGATACGCTTAATCCTGGTGGGGCGACTTTGTTGATGATTGCCTTGTGTTTGATTGGGGTCACACTGTTTTCGGGTTTATCGTGGCTACAATTATTAGAAGGCTGCGGAACAGCGGGTTTGTGGGCCGCACAAAAAGTGTGGGCAGCACTGAAAATTGCTTTACCTCAAGTGAAAGACAGCATTGTAAACCTAGCGGCACGACTACGTGAACGCCAAGAGCGTAAGGCGCAGGCAAGGCCGCCTCAAGTGGCAGCGCCAACGCCAACGATAAAACCTGCAGCAGTAGCTGCACCCGGCGCTAAGCCAGCACCAACGATTCAAGCGGCTGCACCAGTTGCTGAACGTGCACCAGCACCTACAATGGCACCACCGAGAAAAGCCAAAGTATTCAAACCGCGTGTGCGTGCAGAGAATACAAAGTTACCTTCTTTAGATACATTAGACCCCATACAAAAAACCATGCACATTGTGCAGTCTCAAGATAAGTTGCAATTGATGGCAGACAACGTGGAGGCACGTTTACAAGAGTTTGGGGTTAAAGCCAAAGTTGAAGGCGTTTATCCTGGACCTGTGATCACGCGTTTCGAATTAAGTTTGTCACCTGGCATGAAGGTCAGTCGCATCTCTGGTTTAGCCAAAGATTTAGCGCGTTCTTTATCTATAACCAGCGTGCGTGTGGTTGAGGTCATTCCGGGTAAAAGTTTTATTGGTTTAGAGATTCCAAATGAGCACCGAGAAATGGTGCATATGCGAGAAATCTTTTCCTCAGAAGCTTATGATTCTGCGCGATCCCCGCTTTCTTTGGCGCTGGGTGTTGATATTGCGGGTGATCCGGTTGTGGTGGATTTGGCGAAGATGCCACATTTGTTGGTGGCTGGTACAACGGGCTCAGGTAAATCCGTGGGCTTGAATGCCATGTTACTGAGCTTCCTATTTAAAGCATCGCCAGAAGAAGTGCGTTTAATCATGGTCGATCCAAAAATGTTGGAGTTATCGATTTACGAAGGCATTCCACATTTATTAACGCCTGTTGTGACCGACATGAAAGAAGCGGCTAATGCACTGCGTTGGTGCGTTGCGGAAATGGATAGACGTTACAAATTAATGGCATCACAAGGCGTACGAAATTTAGCGAGCTTTAATAAAAAAGTAAAAGAAGCGAAAGCCAAAGGTGAGCCGATTCAAGATCCTTTATATCCAGCAGATGAAACAGGTAACGAATGTTATCTTGAGCCGTTACCTTGTATTGTGGTCGTCGTCGATGAGTTTGCTGACATGATGATGGTTGTCGGTAAAAAAGTGGAATCCCTGATTGCACGTATTGCACAAAAGGCGCGGGCTGCAGGGATCCACATGATTTTAGCGACGCAACGGCCATCAGTCGATGTGATTACAGGTTTGATTAAATCAAATATTCCTACGCGGATTTCCTTCCAAGTCTCATCACGTGTCGATTCGCGGACGGTGCTTGATCAACAGGGTGCCGAACAATTACTTGGGCACGGTGATATGTTGTATATGCCACCTGGGACCAGTTTGCCAGTGCGAGTGCACGGTGCCTTTGTTGCCGATCATGAAGTACACAATGTTGTGAAACATTGGTGTGAGTATGGTGAGCCTGATTATGATGAAGAAATTTTAACGGGTGCAGCTGTCAGTGAATTCATTCCTGGTGTTGATAGCGGTAATCCGGGTGATAGTGATGGCGGCGACTCAGAACAAGATGCTTTTTATGACCAGGCGGTGCGCATTGTCACTGAAACACGTCGTGCATCTATTTCTTTGGTGCAGCGACGCTTAAAGATTGGATATAATCGCGCTGCACGCTTAATAGAAACCATGGAAAGCGCTGGCATTGTTAGTCCCATGGAAAGTAATGGGTCGCGTGAAGTGCTTGCGCCACCACCTGTTTCAGCAGATTAA
- the cl gene encoding ATP-dependent Clp protease ATP-binding subunit ClpA, whose translation MLDKALEFTLNEAFQRAKAKCHEYLTVEHLLLALLDNPAASSVLRACGANIQRLQKDLMNFVDETTPIIPGNDIERETQPTLGFQRVLQRAVFQVQSAGRAEVSGANVLVAIFSEQESQAVFFLKQDNINRLDVVNYLSHGIPPSRDDSEDEGYGSGEEDSGLSGFSAGPSTMSREKSPLDKYATNLNKKAQQGRIDPLIGRTDEVERAIQVLCRRRKNNPLFVGEAGVGKTAIAEGIAKLLIEEKVPDIIKGSTVYSLDLGGLLAGTKYRGDFEKRLKGLLQQLKDDKKAILFIDEIHTIIGAGAASGGVMDASNLIKPMLANGELRCMGSTTFQEYRQIFEKDNALTRRFQKIDVHEPSVVDTIAILGGLKENLEAHHGITYTEDGLKAAAELSARYITDRFLPDKAIDVVDEAGAYQNLLPEDQRKSEIGVEEIETVVAKIARIPSQNVSQGDKEMLRHLDRDLKMLVYGQDEAINTLSSAIKLARSGLRDESKPVGSFLFSGPTGVGKTEVTKQLSNLLGIELIRFDMSEYMESHAVARLIGAPPGYVGYEQGGLLTDAVVKTPHAVLLLDEIEKAHPDIFNILLQVMDHGSLTDNNGRKADFRHVILVMTSNVGAQMMQRSTVGFTEQDHSTDGMGELDRVFAPEFRNRLDAIVQFKALDSQVITHVVDKFLTELEVQLEQKGVYLEVDVSARAWLAEHGYNPTMGARPMERLIQNSLKKSLAEEILFGKLSDGGHVMVVERDGELKFEISKDNKSPVRESEANE comes from the coding sequence ATGTTAGATAAAGCCTTAGAGTTTACACTCAATGAAGCCTTTCAACGGGCTAAAGCGAAGTGTCATGAATATTTGACCGTAGAGCATTTGTTACTAGCGTTGCTGGATAATCCCGCGGCCTCTAGTGTCTTACGTGCGTGTGGTGCGAATATTCAGCGCTTACAAAAAGATTTAATGAATTTTGTTGATGAAACAACACCAATTATTCCTGGTAATGACATTGAGCGTGAAACACAGCCAACACTAGGTTTTCAGCGTGTATTGCAACGTGCAGTGTTCCAGGTGCAGTCAGCTGGTCGCGCCGAAGTGAGTGGTGCAAATGTTTTGGTGGCCATTTTCAGTGAGCAAGAAAGCCAAGCGGTATTTTTCTTAAAACAAGATAACATTAATCGTTTGGATGTTGTGAACTATTTATCACATGGTATCCCACCTTCGCGCGATGACTCAGAAGATGAAGGTTATGGTTCTGGCGAAGAAGATAGTGGCTTATCTGGATTTAGCGCGGGTCCCTCGACGATGTCGCGCGAGAAAAGCCCTTTAGATAAGTATGCAACGAACCTCAATAAAAAAGCGCAACAAGGGCGTATCGATCCTTTGATTGGACGTACCGATGAAGTGGAACGTGCGATTCAGGTATTGTGTCGTCGACGTAAAAACAACCCGCTTTTCGTGGGTGAAGCCGGTGTGGGTAAAACAGCGATAGCGGAAGGAATCGCGAAATTACTGATTGAAGAAAAAGTGCCGGATATTATTAAAGGTTCTACCGTGTACTCCTTGGATTTAGGTGGCTTGTTAGCCGGCACTAAATATCGCGGTGATTTTGAAAAACGCTTGAAAGGATTATTGCAACAATTAAAAGACGACAAGAAAGCGATTTTATTTATTGATGAAATCCATACGATTATTGGCGCGGGTGCCGCATCGGGTGGTGTGATGGATGCTTCTAACTTGATTAAACCGATGTTGGCGAACGGAGAGCTGCGTTGCATGGGGTCAACGACTTTCCAAGAATATCGTCAGATCTTTGAAAAAGATAATGCCTTAACGCGACGTTTCCAAAAAATCGATGTACATGAACCGTCCGTGGTTGACACGATCGCTATTTTAGGTGGGCTAAAAGAAAACTTGGAAGCGCATCATGGTATTACTTACACGGAAGACGGCTTGAAAGCTGCGGCAGAGCTGTCAGCTCGTTATATCACGGATCGTTTCTTGCCAGATAAAGCGATTGATGTGGTTGATGAAGCCGGCGCTTACCAAAACTTATTGCCGGAAGATCAACGTAAATCAGAAATTGGTGTCGAAGAAATTGAAACTGTTGTTGCGAAGATTGCTCGTATTCCGTCACAAAATGTTTCTCAAGGTGACAAAGAAATGCTGCGTCATTTAGACCGGGATTTGAAAATGTTGGTTTATGGGCAAGATGAAGCGATTAATACGCTTTCATCAGCCATTAAACTTGCACGCTCTGGCTTGCGTGATGAATCGAAACCTGTCGGTTCATTCTTATTCTCTGGCCCAACGGGTGTGGGTAAAACTGAAGTGACAAAACAGTTAAGTAATTTGTTAGGGATTGAGTTAATTCGTTTTGATATGTCGGAATACATGGAGTCACATGCTGTGGCCCGCTTGATTGGTGCGCCTCCGGGGTATGTGGGTTATGAGCAGGGTGGTTTGTTAACCGATGCTGTTGTGAAAACACCGCATGCTGTTTTATTGCTGGATGAAATCGAAAAAGCACATCCCGACATTTTCAATATTTTATTGCAGGTGATGGACCATGGTTCATTGACGGATAATAATGGACGTAAAGCGGATTTCCGTCATGTGATTTTAGTGATGACGTCTAATGTGGGCGCGCAAATGATGCAGCGTTCTACGGTAGGGTTCACAGAACAAGATCATAGTACTGATGGCATGGGCGAATTGGATCGTGTGTTTGCACCAGAATTCCGTAATCGTTTAGATGCCATTGTGCAGTTTAAAGCGCTTGATAGCCAAGTGATTACGCATGTGGTTGATAAGTTCTTAACAGAGCTTGAAGTCCAGCTTGAACAAAAAGGTGTGTACTTAGAAGTGGATGTGTCGGCGCGTGCTTGGTTAGCAGAGCATGGGTATAATCCGACGATGGGTGCGCGTCCGATGGAGCGTTTGATCCAAAATAGTTTGAAAAAATCATTGGCTGAAGAAATCTTATTTGGCAAGCTATCTGATGGCGGTCATGTCATGGTGGTGGAGCGTGATGGTGAGCTGAAGTTTGAAATTTCTAAAGACAATAAGTCACCGGTTCGTGAGTCTGAAGCCAACGAATAG
- the trxB gene encoding thioredoxin reductase: protein MSDTQHHHLIIIGSGPAGYSAAVYAARANLKPVIITGMEQGGQLMTTTDVENWPGDPGDLQGPDLMSRMQAHAEKFEAQLVFDHINNVDFSKRPFTLSGDNATYTCDALIIATGASAKYLGLPSEEAFKGKGVSACATCDGFFYRDADVAVVGGGNTAVEEALYLSNIAKHVTVIHRRDQFRSEKILIDRLMKKVDEGKVTVEWDHTLDEVLGDDSGVTALRIKHTKSDATKQVDVKGAFIAIGHKPNTSIFEGHLDMQNGYITIKSGTEGNATATSVEGVFAAGDVADHIYRQAVTSAGSGCMAALDAERFLDAQDA, encoded by the coding sequence ATGTCAGACACTCAACACCACCACTTGATCATTATCGGCTCAGGCCCTGCCGGTTATTCTGCTGCCGTTTATGCGGCACGTGCCAATCTCAAACCCGTCATCATCACCGGCATGGAGCAAGGTGGTCAGTTAATGACAACGACTGATGTGGAAAATTGGCCAGGTGATCCCGGTGATCTACAAGGCCCCGACTTGATGTCACGCATGCAAGCCCATGCAGAAAAGTTTGAAGCACAGTTGGTTTTTGACCATATTAACAACGTGGATTTTTCTAAGCGTCCATTCACCTTAAGTGGTGATAATGCCACCTATACTTGTGATGCTTTGATTATTGCAACCGGTGCTAGCGCAAAATATTTAGGCCTCCCCTCTGAAGAAGCCTTTAAAGGCAAAGGTGTCTCTGCTTGCGCAACATGTGATGGTTTCTTTTATCGTGATGCAGACGTTGCGGTTGTGGGCGGTGGTAACACGGCGGTTGAAGAAGCCCTCTATTTATCGAACATTGCGAAACACGTAACCGTGATTCATCGTCGCGATCAATTCCGTTCAGAGAAGATTTTGATTGACCGTTTGATGAAGAAAGTCGACGAAGGCAAGGTCACCGTTGAATGGGATCACACCTTAGATGAAGTACTGGGTGACGATAGCGGCGTCACAGCCCTACGCATCAAGCACACAAAATCCGATGCGACGAAGCAGGTCGATGTCAAAGGCGCCTTCATTGCCATTGGACACAAACCCAATACCAGTATTTTTGAGGGCCACCTCGACATGCAGAATGGGTATATTACGATTAAAAGCGGCACCGAAGGCAATGCAACGGCCACCAGTGTTGAAGGGGTTTTTGCGGCGGGTGATGTAGCTGATCACATCTATCGCCAAGCCGTGACCTCTGCGGGCAGCGGCTGTATGGCAGCCTTGGATGCCGAGCGGTTTTTGGATGCGCAAGACGCGTAA
- the ccmA gene encoding cytochrome c biogenesis ATP-binding export protein CcmA — MTQLIHAKHISHTYEKTSVFAATSFTLSKGDLLTIKGPNGSGKTTLLRIALGLLTPTEGTLEQKSDLQCLHLQHRPAIQSHLTVREHAALWQHYYPRTAVKIDDALRILGMSHYQHTLAKNLSAGQCQRIQLLKLLLCKADVWVLDEPFSHLDQATQTWLNELITYFVEHDGAVILTSHQTLNFQRITIRECVLC, encoded by the coding sequence ATGACACAATTAATTCACGCCAAGCATATATCACACACCTATGAAAAAACGTCGGTGTTCGCCGCCACTTCATTTACATTAAGCAAAGGTGACTTATTAACAATTAAAGGGCCCAATGGTTCAGGAAAAACAACCCTGTTACGCATTGCTTTAGGCTTATTGACACCGACCGAGGGCACGCTCGAACAAAAATCCGACTTACAATGTTTGCATCTTCAACATCGACCCGCAATACAATCGCATCTTACTGTTCGCGAACATGCTGCATTATGGCAGCACTATTACCCACGTACAGCAGTGAAGATTGATGACGCTTTGCGTATTTTAGGGATGAGTCATTATCAACATACTCTCGCAAAAAATTTATCCGCGGGACAATGTCAACGTATCCAGTTATTGAAATTGTTATTATGCAAAGCCGATGTATGGGTGCTCGATGAACCTTTTTCACATTTAGATCAAGCGACACAAACTTGGTTAAACGAACTGATCACCTATTTTGTCGAACATGATGGTGCCGTCATACTCACATCACATCAGACACTTAACTTTCAGCGCATTACCATTCGGGAGTGTGTTTTATGTTGA
- the icdA gene encoding isocitrate dehydrogenase [NADP]: MSHLQVPSHGQAIQFSKQGIQVPDQPIIPFIEGDGIGVDITPVMRKVVDAAVAKCYGDTRQIVWMEIYAGEKAVATYGDNQWLPDETLQAIKDYKVAIKGPLTTPVGGGIRSLNVALRQQLDLYVCLRPVRYFSGTPSPVKSPEKTNMVIFRENSEDIYAGVEFQADTNEAKKVLKFLQEEMGVNKIRFPEHCGIGLKPVSKQGTERLVRAAFQYAIDNDRDSVTLVHKGNIMKFTEGAFKDWGYALAKDAFGAELLDGGPWMQFKNPKTGKMIVVKDVIADAFLQQILLRPAEYDVIATMNLNGDYISDALAAQVGGIGIAPGANIGDAAALFEATHGTAPKYAGQDKVNPGSLILSAEMMLRHLGWTEAADAIIAGVEGAIAAKTVTYDFERLMQEATLLSCSKFGDAIVQHMASVAA, translated from the coding sequence ATGTCCCATCTACAAGTCCCTAGTCATGGCCAAGCCATCCAATTTAGCAAACAGGGCATTCAAGTGCCAGATCAGCCCATTATCCCATTTATTGAGGGAGATGGTATCGGCGTGGATATTACACCCGTGATGCGCAAGGTAGTCGATGCTGCTGTGGCAAAATGTTATGGCGATACGCGTCAGATAGTATGGATGGAGATTTATGCGGGCGAAAAAGCGGTCGCAACGTATGGTGATAACCAATGGCTACCTGATGAAACCTTGCAAGCGATTAAAGATTACAAGGTTGCGATTAAAGGACCCTTAACAACCCCAGTGGGCGGCGGTATTCGTTCTTTGAATGTTGCGTTGCGTCAACAATTAGATTTGTATGTGTGTCTGCGTCCTGTACGTTATTTTTCAGGTACACCGAGTCCAGTGAAATCACCAGAGAAAACGAACATGGTGATCTTCCGGGAAAATTCAGAAGATATTTATGCTGGCGTAGAGTTTCAAGCCGATACGAATGAAGCCAAAAAAGTGCTAAAGTTTTTGCAAGAAGAAATGGGCGTGAATAAAATCCGTTTCCCTGAACACTGTGGTATTGGCTTAAAACCTGTATCAAAACAAGGTACAGAACGTTTGGTTCGTGCTGCGTTTCAATATGCTATTGACAATGATCGCGACTCAGTCACCTTGGTGCACAAAGGTAACATCATGAAATTTACTGAAGGTGCATTTAAAGATTGGGGATATGCACTGGCGAAAGATGCATTTGGCGCAGAACTATTGGATGGCGGTCCATGGATGCAATTTAAAAATCCTAAAACGGGCAAAATGATTGTTGTGAAAGATGTGATTGCGGATGCATTCTTACAACAAATCTTATTGCGACCAGCAGAGTATGATGTGATTGCAACGATGAACTTAAACGGTGATTACATTTCTGATGCATTGGCAGCGCAGGTTGGTGGTATTGGTATTGCGCCCGGCGCGAATATCGGTGATGCAGCCGCGCTATTTGAAGCAACGCACGGTACGGCACCTAAATACGCGGGGCAAGATAAAGTGAACCCTGGTTCATTGATTTTGTCTGCGGAAATGATGTTGCGGCATCTTGGTTGGACTGAAGCAGCGGATGCAATTATCGCGGGCGTGGAAGGCGCGATTGCAGCAAAAACAGTCACCTATGATTTTGAACGTTTGATGCAAGAAGCCACTTTATTAAGTTGCTCAAAATTTGGTGACGCCATTGTTCAACATATGGCAAGTGTTGCTGCGTAG